In the Candidatus Binatia bacterium genome, one interval contains:
- a CDS encoding transcriptional regulator, whose protein sequence is MARIIKRYGNRKLYDTSTSRYVTLEGIARLVRAGEDVRVVDNETGEDLTAVTFAQIIFEEQKKPRPLVAIPVLRWLIQQGGEALQELRSSVERGREAIEEFAHRSMQQFTAATDARAAAGKKLLEELLEVPQKQLELLQQRIDAQVRASVEKLAAHPAVRKELNRIEESLHAVERKLARLRAKSGRADEHESTSAASGRKRAVAKRKSHAKAR, encoded by the coding sequence ATGGCACGAATCATCAAGCGCTACGGCAACCGCAAGCTTTACGATACTTCAACGAGTCGGTACGTCACCCTCGAGGGGATCGCTCGCCTGGTACGCGCGGGAGAAGATGTGCGTGTGGTGGACAACGAAACTGGCGAGGATCTGACCGCGGTGACCTTTGCCCAGATCATTTTTGAGGAGCAGAAAAAACCGCGCCCGTTAGTCGCCATTCCGGTGTTGCGCTGGCTGATTCAGCAAGGTGGCGAGGCACTGCAAGAGCTGCGGTCCAGCGTAGAGCGAGGGCGGGAAGCGATCGAGGAATTTGCGCATCGGAGCATGCAGCAGTTCACGGCTGCTACGGACGCGCGTGCCGCAGCCGGCAAAAAGCTGCTAGAGGAACTTCTCGAGGTGCCGCAGAAGCAGCTTGAATTGCTGCAACAGCGAATCGACGCCCAGGTGCGAGCGTCAGTGGAAAAACTCGCCGCCCACCCAGCCGTCCGCAAAGAGCTCAATCGAATTGAGGAAAGCCTGCACGCAGTTGAGCGGAAGCTCGCACGCCTCCGAGCGAAGTCTGGGAGGGCGGATGAGCACGAGTCAACGTCGGCGGCGAGTGGCCGCAAGCGCGCCGTTGCAAAACGCAAATCTCACGCGAAGGCACGCTAG
- a CDS encoding molybdopterin molybdotransferase MoeA, translated as MPTDRARALIAGIRPIRDTELIHVKNAAGRVLAAAVKARADVPHFDRAVMDGYAVRAADTFGASESQPVYLRVVGSVEMGKTVRRPIHQGEAMRISTGGMLPPGADAVVMIEYTEELGDATAEVRRGVAPWENVQRVGEDVRRGCLLFDKGWRLRSFDLGGLTGTGVTHVRVFRKPRVALISTGDEIVPPDAKPKPGQVRNINEYALVPVLEDAGAAVTDYGVIRDDAELFSRSLAKALESHDAVMLSGGSSVGTKDITLASIASLPGASVAFHGISIAPGKPTILAFAMKKPILGIPGHPMSALVIGLLYAAPLVRVLGGERPERVFQPKSRVRAILSEPIASAPGREDYVRVKLEETNGLRRAVPMPGKSASVFNLIHADGLVAVPAYAEGLEAGTEVEVLLL; from the coding sequence GTGCCCACTGATCGAGCTCGGGCATTGATCGCTGGGATTCGGCCGATCCGCGACACGGAGCTCATCCACGTCAAAAATGCTGCGGGCCGTGTGCTTGCCGCCGCAGTGAAAGCGCGGGCAGATGTTCCGCATTTTGATCGTGCAGTGATGGACGGTTACGCAGTGCGCGCTGCGGACACCTTCGGCGCTTCCGAAAGTCAGCCCGTTTACCTGCGCGTTGTTGGCTCAGTGGAGATGGGAAAAACGGTGAGGCGCCCTATCCACCAAGGGGAAGCCATGCGCATTAGCACTGGTGGGATGCTGCCTCCGGGTGCGGACGCCGTAGTGATGATCGAGTACACGGAGGAGCTAGGCGACGCGACGGCGGAAGTGCGCCGTGGGGTGGCACCCTGGGAGAATGTTCAGCGGGTGGGCGAAGATGTAAGACGGGGTTGCTTACTATTCGATAAGGGTTGGCGTTTACGCTCCTTCGATCTCGGAGGATTAACGGGTACTGGGGTTACCCACGTGCGCGTCTTCCGTAAACCACGTGTCGCCCTGATCTCCACAGGCGACGAAATCGTCCCGCCTGACGCCAAGCCCAAGCCCGGACAGGTCCGCAACATCAATGAGTACGCGCTGGTGCCCGTCCTGGAGGATGCCGGCGCAGCAGTGACTGATTACGGCGTCATTCGCGACGACGCGGAATTGTTTTCCCGCAGCCTGGCGAAGGCGCTCGAGTCGCACGATGCGGTCATGTTGTCGGGTGGCAGCTCCGTTGGGACGAAGGACATCACTCTTGCGAGCATTGCATCTTTGCCCGGAGCATCGGTGGCTTTTCATGGGATCTCCATTGCGCCGGGTAAACCGACAATTCTTGCGTTCGCGATGAAGAAACCGATTTTGGGTATTCCCGGACACCCCATGTCGGCGTTAGTCATCGGGCTGCTGTATGCAGCTCCACTTGTACGCGTGCTTGGCGGGGAGCGACCAGAGCGTGTTTTCCAGCCTAAAAGCCGAGTTCGTGCAATCCTAAGCGAGCCGATCGCCTCCGCTCCCGGACGGGAGGATTATGTCCGTGTCAAGCTGGAGGAAACCAACGGACTTCGGCGCGCGGTTCCAATGCCTGGAAAGTCCGCGTCGGTCTTCAACTTGATTCATGCCGACGGGCTAGTGGCCGTCCCCGCCTATGCTGAAGGACTCGAAGCAGGTACCGAGGTCGAAGTCCTCTTGCTTTAA
- a CDS encoding carbon-nitrogen hydrolase family protein has translation MLPRVASVAVAEIRRFVVAAVQLNASSDKQQNLDKAEGFIREAARAGARLVVLPEVFFWRGLPEQERDAAEPIPGPAVTRMGRLARDLGIYLLAGSILEQADARLPFNTSVLLDPAGEVVARYRKIHLFDVHVRGRVEIQESARRSAGNDVVVACTPLGNLGIAICYDLRFPELFRAQAAKGAEIILLPSAFTFVTGAAHWEPLVRARAIENQVYLVAPNQIGRGEGGVENYGHSCVVDPWGVLLAQARDQECVVYAEVDHDYLESVRRQLPALRHRRLRDEA, from the coding sequence GTGTTGCCGCGGGTAGCGTCGGTTGCCGTGGCGGAAATTCGGCGCTTCGTTGTTGCGGCGGTTCAGTTGAACGCCTCGAGCGATAAGCAACAAAACCTCGACAAGGCGGAGGGATTTATTCGCGAGGCGGCGCGGGCTGGGGCCCGTCTTGTAGTTCTCCCGGAAGTGTTTTTTTGGCGTGGTTTACCTGAACAAGAGCGAGATGCTGCGGAGCCGATTCCAGGCCCAGCGGTGACTCGCATGGGGCGCTTAGCGCGTGATCTCGGTATCTACTTGCTTGCAGGCTCTATCTTGGAGCAAGCCGACGCCAGGTTGCCGTTCAATACCAGTGTGCTGCTCGATCCGGCCGGTGAAGTCGTCGCTCGCTATCGGAAAATCCATTTATTCGACGTGCATGTTCGGGGGCGTGTGGAGATCCAAGAATCTGCTCGTCGCTCGGCAGGAAATGACGTCGTTGTGGCCTGCACTCCCTTGGGAAACCTTGGGATCGCCATTTGTTACGATTTGCGTTTCCCCGAGTTGTTTCGTGCGCAAGCGGCAAAGGGGGCGGAGATTATTCTCTTGCCGTCTGCTTTCACCTTTGTCACCGGAGCAGCGCACTGGGAACCGCTGGTGCGGGCTCGAGCCATTGAGAACCAAGTTTACTTAGTGGCCCCGAATCAGATTGGCCGGGGCGAGGGTGGGGTGGAGAACTACGGCCACTCTTGTGTGGTGGATCCATGGGGAGTGCTGTTGGCGCAGGCGCGGGACCAGGAATGTGTCGTCTATGCTGAGGTGGATCATGATTACCTCGAATCAGTCCGGAGGCAGTTGCCAGCGCTGCGTCACCGACGGCTCCGGGATGAGGCATGA